In the genome of Stegostoma tigrinum isolate sSteTig4 chromosome 29, sSteTig4.hap1, whole genome shotgun sequence, one region contains:
- the znf618 gene encoding zinc finger protein 618 isoform X6, whose amino-acid sequence MNDREENMEWKPQQQASLKNETSSASAESSPQAKNFRYMCDICGKKYKYYSCFQEHRDLHAVDDPYDQAVETPAEVKTEQMEETVRSPGSKTGSYICEFCGKRYKYYTPYQEHVALHASSDAESSLGKRSETKLSNTCEENNSSQNSSGGTSVQKSGPSSAKNGATCQSCGNEHKHCTCLRQQAHNSRAREQYTCGACGIQFQFYNNLIEHMHSHTADNENSLAIKQVQPPRTAAATTSTSTSATTTTAVAAPSPEKKNALRQSNCTNDVNSSVLEKERQLIAEKLLKVMCSDLNALTVVNGKDFVKLAQTLVDVGARYGSFPVAEILGDMNTLALKHLPRMYNQVKVKVTCALGSNACWGIGVTCHCQNVGSESYYILTAHQVEGLHMKRYVLGFKEVDGKETGEQVHQWVLNVLSEFVMSEMRTIYVTDSKVSSATLLKAGMCLRCSACALNSTVRSVLNERTLQAQNLPEVTELVSNCIQLMSSLEQDTISPELSSLLEAQQVPGCWNSVADSLLLVHEKYEQLRELISGRKELKHLQNCNKSLLSNLTAILAPVKQAVIELSCENRPTLQLVLPTYIKLEKLFTSKANDAGTVSKLCHLFLESLKENFKVETAHKVAMVLDPHLKHLRSVPHYQQEEVINRVCEMISDIGQSCEDTIEFQPARKKVCGINENLKTPPKKEVSQDERKDEVFQYLKEPVPNKTVDLFNYWSNATQKHPKLAKLAFWLLAVPAVGARSDCMHNFGETFSGKRKGQLTPEVVNKLMFLRSNLQ is encoded by the exons ATCCTTATGATCAGGCAGTTGAGACACCAGCAGAAGTGAAAACTGAACAGATGGAAGAAACTGTCCGTAGCCCTGGATCAA AAACAGGTAGCTACATCTGTGAATTCTGCGGCAAGCGATACAAGTATTACACTCCCTACCAGGAACACGTGGCTTTGCATGCTTCTTCCG ATGCAGAGAGCTCTCTGGGCAAAAGAAGTGAAACTAAACTGTCAAATACATGTGAAGAAAATAACAGCTCTCAAAATTCTAGTG GAGGTACCAGTGTACAGAAGTCTGGTCCATCTTCTGCCAAAA ATGGAGCCACCTGTCAGAGCTGTGGAAATGAACATAAACATTGCACCTGCTTAAGACAGCAGGCACATAATAGCAGAGCAAGAG AGCAATACACCTGTGGGGCATGTGGGATTCAGTTCCAGTTTTATAACAATCTAATAGAGCACATGCATTCCCACACAG CTGATAATGAAAACAGCTTAGCAATTAAACAGGTGCAGCCACCTCGCACTGCTGCTGCGACTACATCTACTTCTACTTCTGCCACTACTACCACAGCTGTTGCTGCTCCTTCCCCAGAAAAGAAGAATGCTCTTCGCCAGAGCAACTGCACAAATGATG tgAATAGCTCAGTCCTTGAAAAAGAGCGCCAACTCATTGCTGAAAAGTTGCTCAAAGTAATGTGTTCTGATCTGAATGCATTGACTGTGGTAAACGGAAAAGACTTTGTCAAACTTGCTCAGACACTTGTTGATGTTGGTGCACGTTATGGATCCTTTCCTGTAGCTGAGATCCTCGGGGATATGAATACACTTGCTCTGAAACATCTGCCCAGAATGTACAACCAGGTGAAAGTAAAAGTCACATGTGCGCTTGGAAGCAATGCATGCTGGGGAATAGGTGTCACCTGTCATTGTCAAAATGTTGGCTCGGAGTCGTACTACATTCTAACAGCACATCAGGTAGAGGGATTGCACATGAAGAGATATGTGCTCGGCTTTAAAGAAGTAGATGGCAAAGAAACTGGTGAGCAGGTTCACCAGTGGGTATTAAATGTCCTTTCAGAATTTGTCATGTCAGAGATGCGAACCATTTACGTCACAGATAGCAAAGTCAGCTCAGCTACACTGTTGAAAGCTGGAATGTGCCTGCGATGTTCAGCTTGTGCATTAAATTCAACAGTAAGGAGTGTGCTTAATGAAAGGACATTACAAGCACAAAACCTGCCAGAAGTTACTGAACTTGTGAGTAACTGCATACAGTTAATGAGCTCTCTTGAACAAGACACCATCAGTCCAGAGTTATCCAGCCTTCTTGAAGCACAGCAGGTTCCTGGTTGCTGGAATTCTGTTGCAGATTCTCTCCTACTTGTACATGAGAAGTATGAACAGTTACGAGAATTAATCAGCGGAAGGAAGGAACTCAAGCACCTCCAAAATTGCAATAAAAGTTTGTTGAGCAACCTCACAGCCATTTTGGCTCCTGTAAAGCAGGCTGTAATAGAGCTGAGTTGTGAAAATAGACCAACATTACAGCTTGTGCTCCCCACCTATATAAAATTAGAGAAACTTTTCACTTCCAAAGCTAATGACGCTGGCACTGTAAGTAAACTGTGCCATCTTTTTCTGGAGTCTTTAAAGGAGAACTTTAAAGTGGAGACTGCTCATAAAGTTGCAATGGTCCTTGATCCACATCTGAAACATTTGAGGTCAGTGCCACACTACCAACAAGAGGAAGTAATCAATCGAGTTTGTGAGATGATTTCAGATATTGGACAGTCATGTGAAGATACCATTGAATTCCAGCCTGCAAGAAAGAAAGTGTGTGGAATTAATGAAAACCTGAAAACACCACCAAAGAAAGAGGTGAGCCAAGATGAGCGAAAAGATGAAGTATTTCAATATTTAAAGGAACCTGTGCCCAATAAAACTGTAGATCTGTTCAATTACTGGTCAAATGCCACTCAAAAGCATCCTAAGTTAGCCAAACTTGCCTTTTGGCTTTTGGCTGTGCCAGCTGTTGGTGCAAGAAGTGATTGTATGCATAATTTTGGTGAGACATTTTCAGGAAAGCGAAAAGGGCAGCTGACACCTGAGGTTGTAAACAAACTAATGTTTTTGAGATCAAACTTGCAGTAG